Proteins encoded within one genomic window of Methanosarcina barkeri str. Wiesmoor:
- a CDS encoding GyrI-like domain-containing protein — translation MATNNFPKPLKIEIIDEKHLKLMGCVYYGNPFHSKEEWNVENEIGLLWKRFYNLYEKYDEKLEKNTVSEVTYEAHIQPDDYDETGKFYVYIGLEVRETGEMPLEMFCKIFPSTKYAVFTFKGREMFRGGEFIWKKWLPSSEYEEAYPYLILAYHKNRYFGLDNENSEVEYYIPLKLKND, via the coding sequence ATGGCTACCAATAACTTTCCAAAACCCCTGAAAATAGAAATCATTGATGAAAAACACTTGAAATTAATGGGATGTGTTTATTATGGTAATCCATTTCATTCAAAAGAAGAATGGAACGTAGAAAATGAAATAGGGTTGCTCTGGAAGCGTTTTTATAACCTTTATGAAAAATATGATGAAAAGCTTGAGAAAAATACGGTAAGCGAAGTCACTTATGAGGCACATATTCAACCAGATGACTATGATGAAACTGGAAAATTCTACGTATACATAGGCCTTGAAGTTAGAGAAACCGGTGAAATGCCCCTAGAGATGTTTTGCAAGATTTTTCCCTCCACTAAATATGCAGTATTTACCTTCAAGGGAAGAGAAATGTTCAGAGGAGGAGAATTCATCTGGAAAAAGTGGCTGCCTAGTTCTGAATACGAAGAAGCTTATCCCTATTTGATATTAGCTTATCATAAAAACCGTTACTTTGGACTGGATAACGAAAACTCAGAAGTTGAGTATTATATTCCACTAAAATTAAAAAATGACTAA
- a CDS encoding GNAT family N-acetyltransferase: MEVYGGLQFNIFKEKDVDVLTSIMKRAFDEDTQRHLNQPTGGPDGYDNGDFLRKYALHPASQAYKVSKDGKPIGAVIVWIKENNVNFLGNIFLDPEFQDKGLGLIIWRFIESKYPGTVKWYTDTPGFSRRNHNFYVNKCGFKVVKIENPRDKYNGTYILEKQMK; encoded by the coding sequence GTGGAAGTATATGGTGGTCTTCAATTTAACATATTTAAAGAAAAAGATGTTGATGTCCTTACATCCATAATGAAAAGAGCATTTGATGAGGATACTCAAAGGCATTTAAATCAGCCAACTGGGGGCCCTGATGGCTATGATAACGGAGATTTTCTACGCAAATATGCTCTGCATCCCGCGTCTCAAGCATATAAGGTTTCTAAAGACGGCAAACCAATCGGTGCTGTAATAGTCTGGATAAAGGAAAATAATGTAAACTTTTTAGGGAATATTTTTCTTGATCCTGAATTCCAGGATAAAGGATTAGGGTTGATAATTTGGAGATTCATAGAATCAAAATATCCTGGTACTGTAAAATGGTACACAGACACGCCTGGATTTTCCAGAAGAAACCATAATTTTTACGTAAATAAATGTGGATTTAAAGTTGTAAAAATTGAAAATCCCAGAGACAAATATAATGGCACTTATATCCTGGAGAAACAGATGAAATAA
- a CDS encoding class I SAM-dependent methyltransferase, translated as MRTDNINHWDVVAETYSEENNRGRNFHSQIYLAAVNELLGNVKGKCVLDAGCGDGFFSLELAQKGALVTAVDSSEAMLSIAKHKHVHDNLQYYNMDLTRELTFEDKFFDIVVANMLLMDIPEIELLIFEIARVLKKPGTFIFSITHPCFFLSDWEENENNIKTYKKIGNYLEERVEELNFWGKTLHYHRPLSRYMEAVEKAGMYVSSLREPVPPRELIELYPEQEYHCRIPSFVVIMAQMV; from the coding sequence ATGAGAACAGACAATATAAACCACTGGGATGTTGTTGCTGAAACTTATAGTGAGGAAAATAATCGGGGAAGAAATTTTCATTCTCAGATATACCTGGCTGCTGTCAATGAGTTATTAGGAAATGTAAAAGGAAAATGTGTTCTCGATGCAGGATGTGGTGATGGTTTTTTTTCGTTAGAACTTGCACAAAAAGGAGCGTTAGTTACAGCTGTAGACAGTTCTGAAGCCATGTTAAGTATAGCAAAACACAAGCATGTCCATGATAATCTTCAATATTATAATATGGATTTGACAAGAGAGTTAACTTTTGAAGATAAGTTCTTTGACATTGTTGTGGCGAATATGTTGCTAATGGATATTCCTGAGATTGAATTACTTATTTTTGAAATAGCTCGGGTACTGAAAAAGCCTGGGACTTTTATTTTCTCAATAACACATCCATGCTTCTTTTTAAGTGACTGGGAGGAAAACGAAAACAACATAAAAACATATAAAAAAATTGGGAATTATTTAGAGGAAAGGGTAGAAGAATTAAATTTCTGGGGCAAGACACTACATTATCATAGGCCTTTATCAAGATATATGGAAGCAGTTGAAAAAGCAGGAATGTATGTGAGTTCACTTAGAGAACCGGTTCCTCCAAGAGAATTAATAGAATTGTATCCGGAACAAGAGTATCATTGTAGAATTCCTTCATTTGTAGTAATTATGGCACAGATGGTTTAA
- the tsaA gene encoding tRNA (N6-threonylcarbamoyladenosine(37)-N6)-methyltransferase TrmO → MEIKLKIVEEHQVASISHEGLVEEMEEIIGELAGWIKQKRLKITQPPFAVYYTSPTEVPPEKMQYEIGIPFQGDTNGDERVKIKIMPKHKILSAIHKGPYAEIGSLYAEMMQHIIESGYEMIGAPREAYINTPREVPDNELLTEVVFPVINLETYEGSSSDSNLRGQPEELTKQENPIKISPIGYVRKDGVKTSLEIIDKYIPGLKELNSFSHVIVLWWANMIDNSEHRNVLQVYPPYSLDRLTGIFATRAEYRPNPISITTCRIEDVNEKEGVVHVSNLDACDGTPIIDLKAYFPSFDRVEKPEIPRWLSFLWPEWAYGQ, encoded by the coding sequence ATGGAAATCAAATTAAAAATCGTGGAAGAACATCAGGTAGCTAGCATTTCTCATGAAGGTCTGGTAGAGGAGATGGAAGAAATAATAGGAGAATTAGCAGGATGGATCAAACAAAAAAGACTCAAAATTACTCAACCTCCTTTTGCGGTATATTATACCAGCCCAACAGAAGTACCGCCAGAAAAAATGCAATACGAGATTGGGATACCCTTTCAGGGAGATACAAACGGCGATGAGAGAGTAAAAATAAAAATTATGCCAAAACACAAAATTTTATCAGCTATCCACAAAGGTCCCTATGCAGAAATAGGTTCATTATACGCTGAGATGATGCAGCACATTATTGAAAGCGGTTATGAGATGATAGGAGCTCCACGAGAGGCTTACATTAACACTCCGAGGGAAGTGCCTGATAACGAGCTCCTGACAGAGGTTGTATTTCCTGTTATAAATTTAGAAACTTATGAAGGTTCAAGCAGTGATTCAAATTTAAGAGGACAACCTGAAGAGCTCACAAAACAAGAAAATCCCATTAAGATTTCGCCAATTGGATATGTAAGGAAAGATGGCGTGAAGACATCCCTTGAAATTATTGACAAATACATTCCCGGCTTAAAAGAATTAAATAGTTTCAGTCACGTAATCGTGCTCTGGTGGGCAAATATGATTGACAATAGTGAACATCGGAATGTGCTTCAGGTCTATCCTCCATATTCACTGGATAGGCTGACAGGGATATTTGCGACTCGTGCAGAATACCGTCCAAACCCCATATCAATAACAACCTGCAGAATAGAAGATGTTAATGAAAAAGAGGGGGTCGTACATGTATCCAATCTTGATGCTTGTGATGGAACTCCTATTATAGATTTAAAGGCTTATTTCCCCTCATTTGACAGAGTAGAAAAACCAGAAATCCCCAGGTGGCTTTCTTTCCTCTGGCCAGAGTGGGCGTATGGCCAATAA
- a CDS encoding helix-turn-helix transcriptional regulator, producing the protein MDKKSDLDLSQEFLMNSSEDIVSILKTIAHINRFRILILLLNGPLTFQTLLEKIDLKKSALANHLTELKDSNLVEKTHHGTYEISENGKNYIKSIEKIYIESKVIEKKVWEAKQREQLSKSFLERKQ; encoded by the coding sequence ATGGATAAAAAAAGCGATTTAGATCTATCTCAAGAGTTTTTAATGAATTCCTCAGAGGATATCGTTTCTATTTTAAAAACAATCGCTCATATTAACCGATTCAGGATTCTAATCCTTCTTTTAAACGGACCTTTGACATTTCAGACGTTGCTTGAAAAGATAGATCTCAAAAAATCGGCGCTAGCCAATCATTTAACTGAATTAAAAGATAGCAATCTTGTGGAAAAAACACACCACGGCACTTATGAAATAAGTGAAAATGGGAAAAATTACATCAAATCAATTGAAAAAATTTATATAGAGAGTAAAGTTATTGAAAAAAAAGTATGGGAAGCAAAACAAAGAGAACAGCTTTCGAAATCCTTTTTGGAACGTAAACAGTAA
- a CDS encoding tRNA(Ile)(2)-agmatinylcytidine synthase, which produces MIIGIDDTDSNEGMCTTYLGALLLDELQAYGTVETRPLLIRLNPTIPYKTRGNAAVALKLKTNCPEKVIAHVVSRIEEFARMECEKTNPGTVFIPEKAYGKLKPVLRNFLEKAVKDVIEIEEAKSLISESGVPSKGFKNGRGLIGALAACGAMLNLNEWDYTFEYLAYRQKENWGTPRKIEKESFFEADKKTYPDTWDTVDLKNRLVVCVPHSADPVLFGIRGKNPAVVTKAVSLIRAEPVERFAIYRTNQGTDMHLISAESIAEIRDMHSYTLEGTVSAIPKTLHGGHVIFPIQDKEENEIDCAAFEPTKNFRLLIRRLRPGDRIVVSGSVNSRTLNIEKIEIKNLVPLYREENPVCPTCGKHMKSSGQNQGFRCKKCGTQATSKILCETKRNLTEGLYEVPPCARRHLAKPLVREQKSDIEIHPAR; this is translated from the coding sequence ATGATTATCGGAATTGATGATACCGACTCAAACGAAGGAATGTGCACAACATATCTAGGGGCTCTGCTGCTGGACGAACTTCAAGCCTACGGAACTGTAGAGACTCGTCCACTCCTTATACGCCTGAATCCGACTATCCCCTACAAAACAAGAGGAAATGCTGCAGTAGCACTGAAACTCAAGACTAACTGCCCTGAAAAAGTAATTGCTCATGTTGTGTCCAGAATAGAAGAATTTGCACGTATGGAATGCGAAAAAACTAACCCTGGCACGGTTTTTATCCCGGAAAAAGCTTACGGAAAGCTCAAACCCGTCCTCAGGAACTTTCTGGAGAAAGCCGTGAAGGACGTGATCGAAATAGAGGAGGCAAAAAGCCTTATCTCGGAATCCGGGGTTCCTTCAAAGGGCTTCAAAAACGGAAGGGGACTGATAGGCGCCCTTGCAGCATGTGGGGCTATGCTTAATCTCAATGAATGGGATTACACTTTCGAGTACCTGGCATACAGGCAAAAGGAAAACTGGGGAACCCCACGCAAGATCGAAAAGGAAAGTTTCTTTGAGGCTGATAAGAAGACGTATCCTGATACCTGGGACACCGTGGACCTTAAAAACAGACTTGTTGTCTGTGTACCCCACTCGGCAGATCCCGTGCTCTTCGGGATCAGAGGGAAAAATCCAGCTGTAGTTACAAAAGCCGTATCCCTGATCAGGGCTGAGCCTGTAGAACGTTTTGCCATATACAGAACAAATCAGGGTACTGATATGCACCTGATTTCCGCAGAAAGTATTGCAGAAATAAGGGATATGCACTCTTACACGCTTGAAGGCACGGTCTCGGCAATTCCAAAAACTCTTCACGGAGGACACGTTATTTTTCCCATCCAGGATAAAGAGGAAAACGAAATTGACTGCGCAGCCTTCGAACCCACAAAGAACTTCCGGCTGCTTATAAGGAGACTCAGGCCCGGAGATAGAATTGTAGTATCTGGAAGTGTAAATTCCAGAACTCTCAACATCGAAAAAATAGAGATAAAAAATCTCGTTCCTCTTTATAGGGAAGAAAACCCGGTATGTCCGACCTGCGGAAAACATATGAAATCATCAGGCCAAAACCAGGGTTTCCGTTGTAAAAAATGCGGAACTCAAGCTACCTCAAAAATCCTGTGTGAAACAAAAAGAAATCTTACAGAGGGATTATATGAAGTCCCGCCCTGCGCCCGTCGGCATCTTGCAAAACCTCTTGTAAGGGAACAGAAATCTGATATAGAGATCCACCCTGCCCGCTAA
- a CDS encoding transcriptional regulator, producing the protein MTKEVLIHQIIDVLARAGFALSDRCNIRPRSFDVAARKDETLLLCKVLFNIDGLNEETAREMKYLAEYLGGSAIVVGAKTRDQMLEDSVVYMRYDILALNVQTLYDYFIENVPPLVSAAPGGLYVSIEGDILKKARMGQSMSLGTLASMVGVSRRTISKYEEEGMDASIDVVLQLEDIFGVELAKPINILKSCGSRKPRKKAESRTETQEKPYTLLPEDLILNTISMLGYDVLPTTQAPFKAISRDKSSVILTGVSEFNTTVVKRAHLMSSISCVTETQSVFIINGHSKIKSVENTVMIEKKELDKISDSQELLNFIEERRETHDEK; encoded by the coding sequence ATGACAAAAGAGGTTCTCATACATCAAATTATCGATGTATTAGCACGTGCGGGTTTTGCACTCTCCGATCGCTGTAATATTCGTCCGAGGAGCTTTGACGTTGCCGCACGGAAAGATGAAACACTATTACTGTGCAAGGTTTTATTTAATATTGACGGCTTGAACGAAGAAACTGCCAGGGAGATGAAGTACCTTGCCGAATACCTTGGAGGCTCTGCTATTGTTGTGGGGGCAAAGACCAGAGACCAGATGCTTGAAGACAGCGTTGTGTATATGCGTTATGATATCCTCGCCCTGAATGTACAGACTCTTTACGACTACTTTATTGAAAATGTTCCTCCTCTTGTTTCAGCAGCTCCGGGCGGATTATATGTCTCCATAGAAGGAGATATCCTTAAAAAAGCCAGGATGGGTCAGTCTATGTCTCTTGGGACTCTTGCCTCCATGGTAGGTGTTTCAAGGAGAACTATCAGCAAGTACGAAGAAGAAGGCATGGACGCATCGATAGATGTCGTACTCCAGCTGGAGGATATCTTTGGGGTCGAGCTTGCAAAGCCCATAAATATCCTGAAATCCTGTGGGAGCAGGAAGCCCCGAAAGAAAGCAGAATCCAGAACTGAAACCCAGGAAAAACCCTATACGCTTTTACCGGAAGATTTGATCCTTAACACAATCTCCATGCTTGGATATGACGTCCTTCCTACTACACAGGCTCCTTTCAAGGCCATTTCACGGGACAAATCCTCAGTTATCCTTACAGGAGTCAGCGAATTCAATACGACTGTGGTCAAAAGGGCTCATTTAATGAGCAGTATTTCCTGCGTCACTGAGACCCAATCCGTGTTTATCATTAACGGGCACTCAAAAATAAAATCCGTAGAAAACACGGTTATGATCGAGAAAAAGGAACTTGACAAAATAAGCGATTCTCAGGAACTCCTTAACTTTATAGAGGAGCGTAGAGAAACTCATGATGAAAAGTAA
- a CDS encoding PRC-barrel domain-containing protein has product MSKEFAKNLFNKQVMATDGTEIGTLSNVVVEIKGGNIIDMVVAPNINLDTSRYRKADNFILVPFDSVSAIKDYIIIDKMKAKIN; this is encoded by the coding sequence ATGTCGAAGGAATTTGCAAAGAACCTCTTTAACAAGCAGGTCATGGCTACAGACGGAACAGAGATAGGAACGTTGAGTAACGTTGTAGTCGAGATTAAAGGGGGAAACATTATTGACATGGTGGTTGCCCCTAATATCAATTTAGATACTTCCAGGTACAGGAAAGCAGATAATTTTATTCTCGTTCCTTTCGATTCTGTAAGTGCCATTAAGGACTATATAATTATAGATAAAATGAAAGCAAAGATAAACTAA
- the purN gene encoding phosphoribosylglycinamide formyltransferase: MTVKIAVLVSGRGSNLQAIMDSIEKGYIKNATINVVISNKANAYALERARNHGIDAVFLDPGEYGRDEYDKAILNVLSQYDTDLLLLAGYFRILGNEIIKAYRNRIMNIHPSLLPAFKGLHAQKQAFEYGVKVAGCTVHFVDEGLDSGPIIIQKCVPVLAGDTEETLTARILEQEHIIYPEAVRLFTEGKLKIEGRNVVTGI; encoded by the coding sequence ATGACTGTAAAAATTGCAGTGCTGGTTTCTGGAAGGGGTTCGAATCTCCAGGCGATTATGGACAGCATTGAAAAGGGTTACATAAAGAATGCTACAATTAATGTGGTTATTTCCAACAAGGCAAATGCATACGCGCTCGAACGTGCAAGAAATCACGGAATAGACGCGGTTTTCCTTGATCCGGGCGAGTATGGCCGGGATGAATACGATAAAGCTATCCTGAATGTCTTGAGCCAGTATGATACGGACCTTCTTTTGCTTGCAGGCTACTTCCGGATTTTAGGAAATGAGATTATTAAAGCCTACAGGAACAGGATTATGAACATCCATCCTTCTCTTCTTCCGGCCTTCAAAGGACTTCACGCTCAGAAGCAGGCTTTCGAATACGGGGTAAAAGTTGCAGGTTGTACAGTACATTTTGTTGATGAAGGGCTGGACTCAGGGCCAATAATCATCCAAAAATGCGTGCCTGTGCTCGCTGGGGACACGGAAGAAACCCTTACTGCCAGAATTCTGGAGCAGGAACACATTATCTACCCTGAAGCAGTCAGGCTTTTTACCGAGGGCAAACTTAAAATTGAGGGTAGAAATGTAGTAACCGGGATTTGA
- a CDS encoding cyclopropane-fatty-acyl-phospholipid synthase family protein, with amino-acid sequence MKIIEELSESLKLEKGMRVLDLGCGKGLTSIFLANEYEVTVFATDLWISATENYERIKSTGLEDKIIPIHAEAHDLPFEDEFFDLAIRVDAYNYFGVEKDYLAKYLVPLVKKEGQIGVTVPGLKEEFTNGVPLELQPYWFDEMNSFHSCDWWYNLWKTCDSVSIKECKELKCLEEAWQDWLSCDNEYARRDIVMMEAEGGNYFNLVSIVATKL; translated from the coding sequence ATGAAAATCATTGAGGAATTGTCAGAGTCTTTAAAACTTGAAAAAGGTATGCGAGTGCTTGATCTTGGCTGTGGGAAAGGACTAACTTCGATTTTCCTGGCAAACGAGTATGAAGTTACAGTTTTTGCAACTGACCTCTGGATCAGTGCAACCGAGAATTATGAAAGAATCAAGTCGACGGGACTGGAAGATAAGATAATTCCAATCCATGCAGAAGCCCACGATTTACCGTTTGAAGATGAGTTTTTTGACCTTGCGATACGTGTTGATGCCTATAACTATTTTGGAGTTGAAAAAGACTATTTGGCAAAGTATCTTGTTCCTCTTGTAAAAAAAGAAGGACAAATAGGAGTCACAGTTCCGGGATTGAAGGAAGAGTTCACGAACGGAGTGCCATTGGAGTTACAGCCGTACTGGTTTGATGAGATGAACAGTTTCCATTCTTGCGACTGGTGGTATAATCTCTGGAAAACCTGTGATTCAGTAAGTATTAAGGAGTGCAAAGAGTTAAAGTGTTTGGAAGAGGCGTGGCAGGACTGGCTTTCGTGCGACAATGAATACGCTCGCAGGGATATTGTAATGATGGAAGCTGAGGGTGGAAATTACTTTAATCTGGTTTCAATCGTGGCTACAAAATTGTAA
- a CDS encoding NAD+ synthase gives MNLEIAQNRIIDFIRNETRKAGVNGAVVGISGGIDSALAATLTVKALGKDKVLGIHMPESGLTPSEDSKDAKTLADWLGIEFQTIDISGIISAFVASVPESESTDRLSMGNLKARIRMSLLYFHANRMNRMVIGTGNKTEILLGYFTKYGDGGVDLEPIGRLYKTEVWELSRRLGVPDALITKKPSAGLWAGQTDEAELGISYLKVDEVLKKLEQNEDSETILNTLGISAEQLKSVMNRIEKSEHKRNAPPVPPN, from the coding sequence ATGAACCTTGAAATCGCGCAGAACAGGATTATTGATTTTATCCGGAATGAAACCCGCAAAGCAGGTGTAAACGGAGCTGTTGTAGGCATTAGTGGGGGAATAGACTCAGCCCTTGCCGCAACGCTTACCGTAAAAGCTCTGGGGAAAGATAAAGTACTTGGAATCCATATGCCAGAATCCGGCCTTACCCCTTCTGAAGACAGCAAAGATGCAAAAACTCTTGCAGACTGGCTGGGAATTGAGTTTCAGACTATTGACATTTCAGGAATTATCTCGGCTTTCGTGGCTTCAGTCCCTGAGAGTGAATCTACAGATCGTCTCTCCATGGGCAACCTGAAAGCAAGAATCAGGATGTCTCTCCTTTACTTCCATGCAAACCGGATGAACCGTATGGTCATAGGAACCGGCAATAAAACCGAGATCTTGCTTGGCTACTTCACGAAATATGGAGATGGAGGCGTTGATCTCGAACCCATAGGCAGACTTTACAAAACCGAGGTATGGGAGCTTTCTCGTAGGCTAGGAGTTCCTGACGCTCTTATCACGAAAAAACCCTCAGCAGGTCTCTGGGCAGGCCAGACCGATGAAGCCGAACTTGGAATCTCTTACTTAAAAGTAGATGAAGTACTCAAAAAACTTGAGCAGAACGAAGATTCTGAGACTATTCTGAACACTCTCGGGATTTCTGCAGAACAGCTGAAGTCGGTCATGAACCGTATAGAGAAAAGTGAGCATAAAAGAAATGCTCCTCCGGTGCCGCCCAACTAA
- a CDS encoding CDC48 family AAA ATPase, with translation MEEIQLKVEKAYPIDLGRGIIRLDPTTLLKLQLSPGDIVEIRGKKKTTAKVWRADRQDWDQGLVRIDNFIRQNAGVSIGEKVTIKKVEAPEAKKLVLALPESMMQGGPELQFGEHANEIIKRHILKRPVFRGDIIPIINSMSQPMTESLTTSQVIPLVAVETEPSNTIVLVTEETLIELRKKPVQGYEKATRGVTTYEDIGGLGAEIMRVREMIELPMKHPELFGHLNIEPPKGVILYGPPGTGKTLIAKAVANESGASFHYIAGPEIVGKFYGESEERLRKIFEEATQDAPSVIFIDEIDSIAPKRENVTGEVERRVVAQLLTLLDGMVERGQVVVIGATNRVDAIDPALRRPGRFDREIHIGVPDTKDRYEILQIHTRGMPIERDEETEEIGKVETEADEAALERERKEKADKYLMYLAERTQGFVGADLLALVQEAAMRCLRENLPDLDLEKEAIPPERLEKIVVTKRNFEDALMEAEPSALREIYVEMPTVSWNDVGGLDEAKQSITEAVEWPIKNPEKFSHMGIKAPRGILLYGPPGTGKTLIAKAVAKESNANFISVKGPEIFSKWLGESEKAIRETFRKARQVAPCVIFFDEIDSIASMPGMESTDSHTSERVLNQLLTEMDGLESLRDVVVIAATNRPNLLDPAILRPGRFDRLVYIGSPDRKGRLKIFRIHTKDTPLAENVNLETLADETEGYVGADIESVCREAVMIALRENFDTEYVEMRHFREALKKVKPTITENIAQFYEKIEAQFKGGQRLTETAGYIGYR, from the coding sequence ATGGAAGAAATACAGTTGAAGGTTGAAAAAGCATATCCTATCGACCTTGGAAGAGGAATTATCCGACTTGACCCTACAACTTTGCTGAAGCTTCAGCTCTCGCCAGGCGACATCGTGGAAATAAGAGGTAAGAAAAAGACCACGGCAAAAGTATGGAGAGCTGACAGGCAGGACTGGGACCAGGGACTCGTGAGAATTGATAACTTCATCCGGCAAAATGCAGGCGTTTCCATAGGAGAGAAGGTAACCATCAAAAAAGTTGAAGCTCCAGAAGCAAAAAAGCTTGTTCTGGCACTTCCAGAAAGCATGATGCAGGGGGGACCTGAACTTCAGTTTGGGGAACATGCAAATGAAATCATAAAACGACATATTCTCAAAAGGCCGGTTTTCAGGGGGGACATTATTCCTATAATAAATTCGATGTCTCAGCCAATGACAGAATCTCTTACTACAAGCCAGGTAATCCCTCTGGTTGCTGTTGAAACTGAGCCTTCAAACACAATTGTCCTTGTTACGGAAGAAACACTTATCGAACTTCGCAAGAAGCCGGTACAGGGCTACGAAAAAGCAACCCGAGGCGTAACCACCTACGAAGACATAGGAGGCTTAGGGGCTGAGATAATGCGCGTCCGGGAAATGATAGAGTTGCCTATGAAGCATCCTGAACTTTTCGGTCACCTGAATATTGAGCCTCCTAAAGGAGTCATTCTCTATGGCCCACCCGGAACCGGAAAAACCCTGATTGCAAAAGCCGTAGCCAACGAATCCGGGGCAAGTTTCCATTACATTGCCGGCCCTGAAATTGTAGGAAAATTCTATGGAGAAAGTGAAGAAAGGCTAAGGAAAATCTTCGAAGAAGCGACTCAGGATGCTCCATCTGTCATTTTTATTGACGAAATTGATTCAATTGCTCCAAAAAGAGAGAATGTAACAGGGGAAGTGGAAAGGCGTGTGGTCGCCCAGCTCCTTACTCTACTTGACGGAATGGTAGAAAGAGGTCAGGTCGTGGTTATAGGAGCCACAAACCGTGTAGATGCGATTGACCCTGCACTCAGGAGACCAGGCCGCTTTGACAGAGAAATCCATATTGGTGTGCCTGATACCAAGGATAGGTATGAAATCTTGCAGATTCATACCAGGGGTATGCCTATAGAAAGAGATGAGGAAACCGAGGAGATCGGAAAAGTCGAAACCGAAGCTGATGAGGCTGCCCTGGAGAGGGAAAGAAAAGAAAAGGCAGATAAATATCTGATGTATCTGGCTGAAAGAACCCAGGGATTTGTAGGCGCAGATCTGCTGGCTCTTGTACAGGAAGCTGCCATGCGGTGCCTCAGGGAAAATCTTCCTGACCTTGACCTTGAAAAGGAAGCAATTCCACCTGAGAGGCTGGAAAAAATCGTTGTAACCAAGAGGAACTTTGAAGATGCCTTGATGGAGGCCGAACCTTCGGCTCTAAGAGAAATTTATGTGGAAATGCCCACAGTTAGCTGGAATGATGTTGGAGGGCTCGATGAAGCAAAGCAGTCCATTACTGAGGCTGTGGAATGGCCCATTAAAAATCCAGAAAAGTTCTCTCACATGGGCATAAAAGCTCCAAGAGGAATCCTGCTTTACGGCCCGCCAGGAACCGGAAAGACTCTGATAGCAAAGGCTGTTGCCAAAGAGTCAAATGCGAACTTTATAAGCGTCAAAGGGCCTGAGATTTTCTCAAAGTGGCTTGGAGAATCGGAAAAAGCTATCAGAGAGACCTTCAGGAAAGCCCGACAGGTTGCTCCCTGTGTGATTTTCTTTGACGAAATCGATTCGATTGCTTCTATGCCAGGGATGGAATCTACTGACAGTCACACTTCAGAGAGGGTGCTTAACCAGCTCCTTACCGAGATGGATGGGCTTGAGTCCCTTAGGGATGTGGTAGTGATTGCTGCAACCAATCGCCCTAACCTTCTGGACCCTGCGATCCTGCGTCCAGGACGTTTTGACAGGCTGGTTTATATTGGTTCTCCTGATAGGAAAGGAAGGCTCAAGATCTTCAGGATCCATACAAAAGATACACCCCTTGCTGAAAATGTAAACCTTGAAACTCTTGCCGATGAAACTGAGGGTTACGTGGGAGCCGATATCGAATCCGTTTGCAGGGAAGCCGTAATGATTGCCCTGAGGGAAAACTTCGATACAGAATATGTAGAAATGAGACACTTCAGAGAAGCGCTGAAGAAGGTAAAACCCACAATTACGGAGAATATCGCTCAGTTCTACGAAAAAATCGAGGCACAGTTCAAGGGAGGTCAGAGACTCACAGAAACAGCTGGCTACATCGGTTACAGGTAA